From a single Tachypleus tridentatus isolate NWPU-2018 chromosome 6, ASM421037v1, whole genome shotgun sequence genomic region:
- the LOC143254288 gene encoding uncharacterized protein LOC143254288 isoform X2, translating into MIVFIFLEIPAHGQQYSPPIFTKQHISVNRDIRTYPIIGSSAYKPDNQIPINTDTTTSDHPSKFVSKETASPLYSFTSFENYNTKDVAPSTGNADRGSTRTYDKKESIELSDGAQDNVPNQEIKFNPQPTTILYNDGRPTSVHRSFGRPTSVHRSFNNLAFIREPSTVFLLPIPSNNSGSKTFDPVLSGYGRSSSTQSENKSDYSNQKRQIKVVLDRKGNKLPPRFRDENLSSGKLPALSPYRRAATQLPTSAVRGSINFNQNGFSRTFHKVGKASFSEIPEHSTDKTNFFPLPSRLDQRGSHGSTKPDSKIQSQEDENYFRRDFASQIIEIMAPESRDTLITRVNNSNLQPLSQLVNPRDSPSTPPEKADTYLNIQQQNSESIEREPVFTYRIVYLPYDVVNNLLKNAGYN; encoded by the coding sequence ATGATTGTCTTCATATTTCTGGAAATCCCTGCACACGGACAACAATACAGTCCACCGATATTCACTAAGCAGCATATTAGTGTTAACAGAGATATCAGAACGTACCCTATAATTGGAAGCTCTGCCTATAAACCTGATAATCAGATTCCAATCAACACTGACACCACGACTTCTGATCATCCCAGTAAGTTTGTTTCGAAAGAAACTGCCTCTCCTTTGTATTCTTTTACCTCTTTCGAAAACTATAATACCAAAGACGTAGCGCCCTCTACCGGTAATGCAGATAGAGGGTCAACCAGAACTTATGACAAAAAGGAGTCAATAGAGTTATCAGATGGTGCTCAAGATAATGTTCCAAATCAGGAAATTAAGTTCAAtccacaaccaacaacaattttGTATAATGATGGTAGACCTACGTCTGTACACAGATCATTCGGTAGACCTACGTCTGTACACAGATCATTCAACAATTTAGCTTTTATACGGGAACCTTCAACAGTATTTCTTTTGCCAATTCCTAGCAATAACTCAGGATCGAAAACGTTTGACCCTGTGCTTTCAGGATATGGTCGATCGTCTTCGACGCAGTCTGAAAATAAATCAGATTACAGTAACCAGAAGCGgcaaataaaagtagttttggATAGAAAAGGCAATAAACTTCCACCTAGGTTTAGAGACGAAAATCTTTCTTCAGGAAAACTTCCAGCATTATCTCCCTATCGGAGAGCTGCGACGCAACTTCCCACTTCCGCCGTCAGGGGTTCGATAAATTTCAATCAAAACGGATTCTCAAGAACTTTCCACAAAGTTGGAAAAGCCTCCTTTTCAGAAATACCTGAGCATTCAACTGACAAAACCAATTTCTTTCCTCTTCCATCAAGATTGGACCAAAGAGGATCTCATGGTTCTACTAAACCAGATTCTAAGATTCAGTCACAAGAAGATGAAAATTACTTTAGACGTGATTTTGCTTCCCAAATTATTGAAATTATGGCACCGGAGTCACGTGATACATTAATAACTCGGGTAAATAATTCAAACCTACAGCCGTTGTCACAGTTGGTAAATCCGAGAGATTCGCCTTCAACGCCACCAGAAAAAGCAGACACTTACCTGAATATTCAGCAGCAAAACTCAGAAAGCATAGAAAGAGAACCAGTGTTTACTTATCGCATAGTTTACCTACCATATGACGTGGTAAATAATCTTCTGAAAAATGCGGGATACAATTGA
- the LOC143254288 gene encoding uncharacterized protein LOC143254288 isoform X1 codes for MATEESVFFTVYKDLMIVFIFLEIPAHGQQYSPPIFTKQHISVNRDIRTYPIIGSSAYKPDNQIPINTDTTTSDHPSKFVSKETASPLYSFTSFENYNTKDVAPSTGNADRGSTRTYDKKESIELSDGAQDNVPNQEIKFNPQPTTILYNDGRPTSVHRSFGRPTSVHRSFNNLAFIREPSTVFLLPIPSNNSGSKTFDPVLSGYGRSSSTQSENKSDYSNQKRQIKVVLDRKGNKLPPRFRDENLSSGKLPALSPYRRAATQLPTSAVRGSINFNQNGFSRTFHKVGKASFSEIPEHSTDKTNFFPLPSRLDQRGSHGSTKPDSKIQSQEDENYFRRDFASQIIEIMAPESRDTLITRVNNSNLQPLSQLVNPRDSPSTPPEKADTYLNIQQQNSESIEREPVFTYRIVYLPYDVVNNLLKNAGYN; via the coding sequence GACTTGATGATTGTCTTCATATTTCTGGAAATCCCTGCACACGGACAACAATACAGTCCACCGATATTCACTAAGCAGCATATTAGTGTTAACAGAGATATCAGAACGTACCCTATAATTGGAAGCTCTGCCTATAAACCTGATAATCAGATTCCAATCAACACTGACACCACGACTTCTGATCATCCCAGTAAGTTTGTTTCGAAAGAAACTGCCTCTCCTTTGTATTCTTTTACCTCTTTCGAAAACTATAATACCAAAGACGTAGCGCCCTCTACCGGTAATGCAGATAGAGGGTCAACCAGAACTTATGACAAAAAGGAGTCAATAGAGTTATCAGATGGTGCTCAAGATAATGTTCCAAATCAGGAAATTAAGTTCAAtccacaaccaacaacaattttGTATAATGATGGTAGACCTACGTCTGTACACAGATCATTCGGTAGACCTACGTCTGTACACAGATCATTCAACAATTTAGCTTTTATACGGGAACCTTCAACAGTATTTCTTTTGCCAATTCCTAGCAATAACTCAGGATCGAAAACGTTTGACCCTGTGCTTTCAGGATATGGTCGATCGTCTTCGACGCAGTCTGAAAATAAATCAGATTACAGTAACCAGAAGCGgcaaataaaagtagttttggATAGAAAAGGCAATAAACTTCCACCTAGGTTTAGAGACGAAAATCTTTCTTCAGGAAAACTTCCAGCATTATCTCCCTATCGGAGAGCTGCGACGCAACTTCCCACTTCCGCCGTCAGGGGTTCGATAAATTTCAATCAAAACGGATTCTCAAGAACTTTCCACAAAGTTGGAAAAGCCTCCTTTTCAGAAATACCTGAGCATTCAACTGACAAAACCAATTTCTTTCCTCTTCCATCAAGATTGGACCAAAGAGGATCTCATGGTTCTACTAAACCAGATTCTAAGATTCAGTCACAAGAAGATGAAAATTACTTTAGACGTGATTTTGCTTCCCAAATTATTGAAATTATGGCACCGGAGTCACGTGATACATTAATAACTCGGGTAAATAATTCAAACCTACAGCCGTTGTCACAGTTGGTAAATCCGAGAGATTCGCCTTCAACGCCACCAGAAAAAGCAGACACTTACCTGAATATTCAGCAGCAAAACTCAGAAAGCATAGAAAGAGAACCAGTGTTTACTTATCGCATAGTTTACCTACCATATGACGTGGTAAATAATCTTCTGAAAAATGCGGGATACAATTGA